Proteins encoded within one genomic window of Polaribacter sp. NJDZ03:
- a CDS encoding DUF1266 domain-containing protein: MTQEITPKIQDQLNLSALILKKNYKSADLKSWSGFDLENQMHVKQAKRLLSLYGIKSGLHLRNSLQRYENGEMVSNAFEKLAIEFRMSTTRDFDAKYNAEENPKTKGIYKMVWKYRFSLKKQKLIGYEMAYYIFQIRLGHVLGFIDTREMVLRLEEANDTIKSTFSSWGEFHRNVCLGDEYVLGATEQDVSKFPGMETLWECYQRLYIEHADWFKTWEK, from the coding sequence ATGACACAAGAAATAACACCAAAAATACAAGACCAATTAAATTTATCGGCCTTGATTTTGAAGAAAAATTATAAAAGTGCCGACTTAAAAAGTTGGTCTGGTTTCGATTTAGAAAACCAAATGCATGTGAAGCAAGCAAAACGACTTTTAAGTTTATATGGCATAAAATCTGGTTTGCATTTGCGTAATAGTTTACAGCGTTATGAAAACGGAGAAATGGTTTCTAATGCATTCGAAAAACTAGCAATAGAATTCCGAATGAGTACCACAAGAGATTTTGATGCAAAATACAATGCCGAAGAAAACCCAAAAACGAAAGGTATTTATAAAATGGTTTGGAAATATCGTTTTAGTCTAAAAAAGCAAAAATTAATTGGGTATGAAATGGCGTATTATATTTTTCAAATACGCTTAGGGCATGTATTAGGATTTATTGATACAAGAGAAATGGTTTTACGTTTAGAAGAAGCGAATGACACTATAAAATCAACTTTTTCTAGTTGGGGAGAATTTCATAGAAATGTATGTTTGGGAGATGAGTATGTTTTAGGAGCAACAGAACAAGATGTTAGTAAATTCCCTGGAATGGAAACACTTTGGGAATGCTACCAACGCTTATATATAGAACATGCCGATTGGTTTAAAACATGGGAAAAATGA
- a CDS encoding adenylosuccinate synthetase: protein MTKCSIVIDLGFGDAGKGLTTDFLASKNPKESLVVRFSGGHQIGHTVSTEALTHTFSNFGSGTLLGVPTYYSEHTTLFPPAILDEGNFLKKYKPKLYFHPLAMITTFYDIAFNRAIEKQQNHGSCGLGFGTTIARNKEEVYLYANDLQFNWVLKQRLISIKNYYETKLESQPKRVQEYYKNELKDYNEAYFIESCFSIQKFYNLKTLSDLKTIFEHFIFEGSQGILLDTQHGFHPHTTWSYTTSKNAIQLIKTHLGEDAEIAVFYVTRCYQTRHGNGPMSKTESVTLQNNENEANVTNEFQGEFRTQDLDAELLNYALSSDAIHHQDLKIEKNLMITCIDQLPSFSYEYLLQKLDVKFNTVHGSYGPKRQNIKLLNE, encoded by the coding sequence ATGACAAAATGTAGTATTGTTATAGATTTAGGTTTTGGTGATGCTGGAAAAGGTTTAACGACCGATTTTCTGGCATCAAAAAATCCTAAAGAAAGTTTAGTGGTTCGGTTTTCTGGAGGACACCAAATTGGGCATACCGTAAGTACAGAGGCACTTACGCATACGTTTAGTAATTTTGGTTCAGGAACATTATTGGGTGTTCCAACGTATTATTCAGAGCATACGACACTTTTTCCACCAGCTATTTTAGACGAAGGGAACTTCTTAAAAAAATATAAACCAAAACTGTATTTTCATCCTCTTGCGATGATTACTACTTTTTATGATATTGCTTTTAATAGAGCCATAGAAAAGCAACAAAATCACGGTTCTTGTGGTTTGGGTTTTGGTACAACCATTGCTAGAAATAAAGAAGAAGTTTATTTGTATGCCAACGATTTGCAGTTTAATTGGGTTTTAAAACAACGTTTAATTAGTATCAAAAATTACTATGAAACGAAGTTAGAAAGTCAACCAAAAAGAGTTCAGGAATATTACAAAAACGAACTAAAGGATTATAACGAAGCGTATTTTATAGAAAGTTGTTTCTCTATTCAGAAATTTTATAATTTAAAGACTCTTTCAGATTTAAAAACAATATTCGAACATTTTATTTTTGAAGGCAGCCAAGGAATTTTATTAGATACACAACATGGTTTTCATCCGCATACAACGTGGAGTTACACCACTTCTAAAAATGCGATTCAGCTTATAAAAACGCATTTAGGAGAGGATGCAGAAATAGCTGTTTTTTACGTTACACGTTGTTATCAAACAAGACACGGAAACGGACCAATGTCTAAAACAGAATCTGTAACACTGCAGAATAATGAAAATGAAGCAAATGTTACAAATGAATTTCAGGGGGAATTTAGAACGCAAGATTTAGATGCTGAATTATTAAATTACGCCTTAAGTTCTGATGCAATTCATCATCAGGATTTAAAAATTGAGAAAAATTTAATGATTACTTGTATCGATCAATTGCCTAGTTTTTCTTACGAGTATTTACTTCAAAAATTAGATGTAAAATTCAATACTGTTCATGGAAGTTATGGCCCAAAACGCCAGAATATTAAGCTACTTAATGAATAA
- a CDS encoding SMI1/KNR4 family protein, translating to MNNSIQYSEDFKLLKWNDFNFEPIQINTLSILEDPKHYKNSFTFRDAIIDAIETRSGKKIFKLSLVTPDYKSSKKFYGIGFLEDRTVATFEIENTPIFEEWFINIQRFKSDDVTKKFVPSIYNFSTSLYSSQPVSNIKNITFQENTGAFIDQFIPDQFIAEKLAKEKVDFLTPFIQLEAKINLEEVKQSFNALIAEKGLTIHPPKNNDAIYAQFEKEASFPFPAIIKEYLTLHNGIDRCAIMGAEDIYKKWKDWKKCYDDWTQEDLLDTYSTNQGKALLMYTTPYWIPFFDLENGNFLAFDFAPNTKGKAGQIIRFGADQEIAYIEAEDLNTFLKSLMGNEGEIEENEWFFVE from the coding sequence ATGAACAATAGTATCCAATATTCTGAAGACTTTAAATTGTTGAAATGGAACGATTTTAACTTTGAACCTATACAAATAAACACACTTTCTATTCTTGAAGATCCAAAACATTACAAGAATTCTTTTACGTTTAGAGATGCAATTATAGATGCTATTGAAACTCGCTCTGGTAAAAAAATATTCAAACTCTCACTTGTTACACCAGATTATAAATCTAGTAAAAAATTCTACGGTATTGGATTTTTAGAAGACAGAACTGTTGCTACTTTTGAAATAGAAAATACGCCAATATTTGAAGAATGGTTTATAAATATTCAGCGTTTTAAAAGTGATGACGTAACTAAAAAATTTGTTCCATCTATTTACAATTTTAGTACGAGTTTGTATAGCTCTCAACCTGTTTCTAATATAAAGAATATCACTTTTCAAGAAAATACAGGCGCTTTTATTGATCAATTTATTCCTGATCAATTTATAGCAGAAAAATTAGCAAAAGAAAAAGTAGATTTTTTAACACCTTTTATTCAGTTAGAAGCTAAAATTAATTTAGAAGAAGTAAAACAATCTTTTAATGCTTTAATTGCAGAAAAAGGTTTAACAATACACCCACCAAAGAACAATGATGCCATTTATGCTCAATTTGAAAAAGAAGCTAGTTTTCCTTTTCCTGCAATAATAAAGGAATACTTAACGTTGCATAATGGGATTGATAGATGTGCCATAATGGGTGCAGAAGATATTTATAAGAAATGGAAAGATTGGAAAAAATGTTATGATGATTGGACGCAAGAAGACTTGTTAGATACCTATTCTACAAACCAAGGAAAAGCGTTATTAATGTACACGACACCTTATTGGATTCCGTTTTTCGATTTAGAAAATGGAAATTTTTTAGCTTTCGATTTCGCGCCAAATACAAAAGGAAAAGCCGGACAAATTATTCGTTTTGGAGCCGATCAAGAAATTGCATATATAGAAGCTGAAGACCTAAATACTTTTCTAAAAAGTTTAATGGGTAACGAAGGAGAAATTGAAGAGAATGAATGGTTTTTCGTCGAATAA